From Lewinellaceae bacterium:
TAAACTTACACAAAAACACAACGAAAGGAAAGCAATCCTAATCATGAGTTTTTGTGAATGTAAACTCTTGCAGGCATATTAAAGGTTTACCATGAAAGGGTTGAATGGTGTATTTGGTTCCACGTGGAACATTAGACGGGATGGGATTCAGAAAACCATTCGATGAATTGCGTGTAATCATTGGGTAATATTACGGACAGATCTTCTGCCTGTGCTTTATTGGCCAGCCTTTCCGGAATCTCGACCTGGATATTCAATGTTTCGTAAGCAGCAAGAAATTTTGCCGGATGGGCGGTCTCTAATACGATCAAAGGTTTGTGATGATGCACATCCAGTTGATATTCTTCCGCAGCCAGTAATCCTACCGCACCATGCGGATCCAATAAATAGTTGTAGTCGCGATGGATCCTGTCGATGGCTTCCAGTGTTTGTGTATCGGTATATGCATAACCTGAAATCATTTGGCGCATATTGTTCCACGTGGAACCAAATAAGGATTCCAAACGCCGGAAATTAGATGGATTGCCGACATCCATGGCATTGGAAAGCGTTTCAACAGATGGCTTCGGACGAAATACACCGTCTTTGAGATAGGAGGGTACGATGTCATTACGGTTCGTCGCTGCGATAAAATGTGCAACGGGCAATCCCATACGTTGAGCCAAAATGCCAGCCACCAGATTTCCAAAATTACCTGAAGGCACTACAAATACAGGTTTAGTGCCGGGATCCAGCTGACGGTAAGCTTCGAAATAATAGAAGGACTGCGGGATTAACCGGCTTAAATTGATACTGTTGGCAGAACTCATCCGGTATTTCCTGGTCATCACCGGGTCTACCAAAGCTTTTTTAACCATAGCCTGGCAGTCATCAAAAGTTCCTTCCAGTGCTACCGCGCGGATGTTTTTACCTAAGGTAGTGATCTGTTTTTGTTGAAGCGGACTGATCTTCCCTTTGGGAAACAGCACCGTAACCTCGATACCCGGTACCTGAAAGAATCCGTCAGCCACCGCGCCTCCGGTATCTCCGGAGGTAGCCACGAGTATGTGTAAAGGAAGATCTTGTTTTGCATTGCTATAGCCCAGGATACGGGCCATAAACCGGGCGCCGAAATCCTTAAAAGCCAGGGTAGGGCCGTGAAATAACTCAAGGATCTTTATTTCAGGATTTAATGTGACCAGTGGCGCCGGAAAATTAAACGCATCTGCACAAATGGATTCCAAGGTTGACACCGGCAATTCAGGAAAATACAACCGGCTAATATCAAAGGCTAACCCGGGTAGATCCCGGTCTGGTAAATTCTCCAGCCATTCAGGTTTAACTTTTGGAATATTGACAGGCATAAATAAGCCACCATCCGGTGCAAGGCCTAATTGAATGGCTTCTAAAATCGGATAAGTCTTCCCTTGAGGATCATTGGTGCTGTAACAAAGCATTATTCTATCGTTTGTACTCCCTGGGTATTTATTTTTCCGGAGAAGATATCCACTGCAATACCATGCGCCCCATAAACATCTCCCATCCGTTCTGCGATAAATCCCGCCTGATCAACACCGCGACAAAATGCAAAGATGGATGGTCCGCTACCCGAAATGCTGCATCCCAATGCGCCCAGTTTTTCAACGATGGATTTGACCGTATAAAAATGGGGAATCTGCCGAGCGCGTTGCGGTTCAATAACTACATCAACGACCGATTTGTGTATCCTTTCAAAATCATTGGTATACAATCCAACAATAAAACTTCCTAAGTGTCCGGATTGTACGATGTGATCGCGTAATGGAACGGTTGATGCCAGGATACTTCTCGCCTCTTTGGTCAGTATTTCGATCTGTGGATGAATCACCGCAACAGTGAGATCATCCGGTACCGGTAATTGCATGACATCCAGCGAATGGTTGTCGCGGATCAGCACAATACCACCAAATAACGATGGAGCTACATTATCAGCATGATATGCACCATCTGCTTGTTGCTCGCCCAAAACGGCAAAGGGCAACAAGTCATTTTTAGTCCATTGGCCACCGAGGAGCTGACTCACGGCAAATACCGCACCAACCGCACTGGCAGCACTGGATCCCAACCCACTCCCAAAAGGCATCTTCTTATGGATCTCCAGATCAATCCCAACACCATTGTAATTTATAGAATTCAGAAATTGATGAGCTGCAAATCCAGCTGTATTGGATTCAATATCCCGTGGTAGACGGCCTTCGTCACCGGTAATGGAAACGATTTTCAGCTCCTTACTTTCCGGATTGAATCGGGCAATGATCTCATCTCCCGGAGCTTCCAGAGCCAGGCCCAATATATCAAATCCACAAGCCAGATTGGCTACGGATGCAGGAGCGAAAACCTTTACTGAATCTATCACAAATAATTGATTATCAGTTAATTATCAGCTAAGTAAGAGCCAATCTTAATGATTTCGGCAAAGACACCTGCCGCAGTAACCTCGGCTCCAGCCCCCGGACCTTTAACAACCAGTGGCCTTTCAGCATAGCGCTTGGTGGTGAATACAATCATGTTATCACTGCCATCCAAAGTATAAAACGGATTATCAGGACCTACACTGGTCAATGCAATGGAACCGTGGCCTCCTTCTATCTTGGCGATGACCCGTAATTTTTCCCGGGTTCCCTCCAATGCTTGCATACGGTCTTTGTAGACATCATCGAGGGCGGTGAGTTCACGGAAAAATGCAGGAACATCCGGAGCGCTAAAACAAGCCTCATTTAATATATTATCGGCAGTTATATCATTGATTTCCAAAGGAATACCAGCTTCTCTACCTAAAATGACCAGCTTGCGTTTAACATCCATCAAACTCAAATCGGTCCGTGGATCCGGCTCAGTCAGTCCTTTTTCTGCAGCCAGGGTGACGATTGAGCTGAACGAACTGTCACGCTGGAGATTGTTAAAGATAAATGACAACGAACCGGAGAGAACTCCTTCGATTTTCAGGATTTCATCACCACTGTGAATCAAATCACTGAGTGTGGAGATTACCGGTAAACCGGCCCCGACATTGGTCTCGAAGAAATAAGCCACACGCTTGCGGTTTGCGAGGTCTTTTAATTCCCGGTACAGTTTGTATTCGGACGAAGAAGCTATTTTATTGGGAGTACAGATGGAAATAGAGGCCCCGAGGATTTCCATGTATTTTCTGGGTACTGTGCCGGAGGCTGTATTGTCGATAAAAACACTATTCGATAAATTTGCCCCCTTCATATAATTGACAAATCGATCCAGGGAGGTAGCTTCTGTCGAAGCATTCAAAACTTCTTTCCAGTTTTCAAGGTCAATCCCTGGTTCGGAAAACAGCATATTTTTTGAATTGGCCAACCCGACAATCCGGATCTCCAGAGAACGGTTTTTCTTTAAGAAGGGACCCTGTTCACGAAGTTGTTTTAACAAGGTACTGCCTATGAGCCCAACACCCACCATGAATACATGCAGTACTTTGGTATCGGACAAAAAGAAGGCCTCGTGGAGTACATTCAACGTTTTTGCTTCATTGGAAGCATTGACCACCACCGAAATATTCAATTCGGAAGAACCCTGGGCGATGGCAATCACATTGATACCATTTTTGCCCAAAGCCTGAAATAGCCGGCCAGCGATACCAGGACGATATCGCATGTTTTCCCCGATGATGGCGACTACGGAAAGATCAAGTTCGACCTTAACCCGTTCGATGGTACCTTTTTCAATCTCACGTTCAAAAGCTGCTTCCACACAATCTTTTGCTTGTTTTGCTGCTTTGGGGTTGACAGCAAAGCTGATGGAATGTTCGGAGGAACCCTGTGTGATGAGAATGACATTAATGTGTTGAGCAGCCAGGGCTGAGAATAACCGCGCTGCAGAACCAATTACGCCAAACAGGCCGCTACCCTGCAAGGTTAACAATGCAATTTCCGATATGGAAGAGATCCCTTTAACTGCCGGACCCTGCGGATCATGACGATCGTCAATTCGCGAACCGATAAAATCCGGATTAAATGTATTCTTGATGTATATCGGGATCTGCTTGGACAGGGCAGGTTGAATGGTTGGCGGATAGATCACTTTCGCTCCGAAATGTGACATTTCCATGGCCTCGGCATACGATAAGGTAGGGATGGTAAATGCCTTTTTCACCTTGCGGGGATCAGCGGTTAAGACGCCATCCACGTCGGTCCAGATATGCACTTCCCGTGCATCAAGAGCAGCACCAAGGATTGAAGCCGTATAGTCTGACCCTCCTCGGCCTAGCGTGGTCGTTAGTCCCCCTTTTGCCGAGCTGATAAATCCGGTCACGACCTGAACTGCGGTACGACCTTCGAAGTGCTTACGGATCTTTTTATAGGATAGATCAAAATCAACCAAAGCAGATCCAAATGATTTATCCGTCTTGATCACATGACGGGCATCCAGGTATTCCGCCGCAATGTGTTCCTGGTTTAAATAGGCAGCGACGATTTGGTTGGCATTCCGCTCTCCAAAACTCAATACATAATCCATGGTACGTGGAGATGCCTCCATCACCAGAAAAATGCCTTGCATCAGATGGGAGAGTACCTGCATATTTTCCTCCAGTTCGGGGAGAAAGGCAGCTTTTGAGGTTTCACTCAGTAATTCATCAACGACTTCCAGATGCCGTTTGCGAAATGCATCGAATTGTTTGATATACGACGAATCTCCCTGTGCTGCGAGGTCACTCATTGAGATCAGAAAGTCAGTGACTCCGCCCAGAGCCGAACAAACGACGGCAACAGGTTCCTGATAGGAGGAAATGATCTTTGCGACGTTTCGTATCCGGGCAGCGTTGGCTACTGAAGAACCACCAAATTTGATTACGATCATTGGATTCCGTTCAAAAAACAGGCGCTAAAGATAAGGTATTATTAATGATTCTGCTAGATCCTTAGAAGGATACGAATTGATGGTTAGCAGAATAACGGGTTATTCCGGAAAAGCACCCAGGTAATGGTTTTCACGGGCGCGCATCACCTGTTTTAATTCATCGGTTTTATCACCGTACCCACACAGGTGGAGGACGCCGTGTATGATCACTCGCCGGAGTTCCTGGATAAAAGGGACTTCTAATTGCAGGGCATTTTCCTTGATCCGGTCAATGCTTAGATATAATTCGGCATGGATAGGATTATCCTGATAAGGAAAGGTGATGATATCGGTGAGGGTATCGTGATTAAGATATTCGACATTTAAGGAATGGAGATAATCATCGGAGCAAAACACAATGTTTAAATCTTCCAGTTCATAGCCTTCTTCCCGGATACAATGGATGATCCATTTTTTGGATTTATTGCGATCCTTGAAGGTAAAGGTGACGTCTTCCTGGAAAAAGTGGATAGCCACCGGTCACTTAAGTTTAAACTCCAGTTCGACGGTGCGCCCATTTTCTTTATACCTCAGCTTGTCGCACAGATTACGCATGATAAAAACACCACGTCCGCCACAGCGTTCGATGTTTTCAGGAAGGGTGGGATCGGGCACAGCGGCCGGATCAAAACCACAACCTTCATCGCTCACCCAGAAGATGAGTGCATCATTGCGCCTGCGTTGTTTGATGCAGACGAATTTGCTTTCGTCTTCCATATTGCCGTGCCGGATGGCGTTGTTGACGGCTTCGGTGAGGCTGATAAGTATATTAGGTTGTATGTCCGGTGCCACCTGATATTCGGTCAGGATGGTAGCCACATATTTTTCAAGCCGAAGTATGTTCTCTGGATTAGATGTTAGTCTAAGCATGGTACCTACTGTTCGTTCTTCAGCAATTTGAGATATTCTTCGATAAGTTGTTTATAATATGGATTCACGTCCGGAGAAACGTATTTAAGTTGTTGGATTTCAGATTCACGTTTTTTCAGGTATTCCTGCAGGGACGGAGGCAATTCCCGTTTGACATCTTTACCGGTCTCGGATTTCCTTTTCTCTTCCTCACCCCGCTGACGTTCTGCCCGCTCTGCTTCAAGCAACTTGGTAAGGATCTCTTGTTGCCGTTTAAGTGTTTCGTTAGATAATTCCTTGTTTACCAATTCGGTTTCAACTTTATCTAACTGTTTTATGAGCTCTTCTAGTTCCCGGGAACCCTGACCAGATTCTTGTTTAGCTTTTTGGACTTCTTCAAGCAGTTTCCGGATGGCAGCTTGTTTGGCAGCCATTTTTGCAAATTGTTCGCTGGACATCTCCTGTTTGCCCTGACCTTCCTGCATCGATTGTTTCATTTTCTGCATTTGGTCCTGAAGTTGGTCACCGGCATCCTGCATTTTATCGGGTAATTGCATACCGGTACCACCGGGATTATCACACATCTGTGATCCCGCCATCATCGAGGCCATTTGCTGCTGCATTTGCTGCATGGCTTCACTGAGCATCAGTGCGAGATCGTTGACATTCGTCATGATCCGTTGTTGATTATCGGTAGCAGGACGAACTTGGCGGTCTTCCAGGCGCTCAAGTCCGATGGTCATGTTTTCTTTGACAGCAGTAACCTTTTCGTTGACAAAAGATTCGATCTGGACCACGCGCTTACTTAAGGCCTGCAAGCTGTCTTCGATCAGTGAGAAGTTATCTTTCAGTTTATATTGATCCTGCACAAGTCCCACGAAGGTGGGCGTGTTGGGGTCTGTGGAGCCGATTTGATTCATCACGTCTTCCTGTTCAAAAGACATGCCGATTAAATTTTCAAGCAATTGTCTCAAAGCGGCCATATCTTCCTGCATCTGCTCCATCTGACCATTTTGCATCTGACTTTGCATCTGTTCTGCCATCTGCTTCATCTTCTGAGCAGCGCTTTTTTGCTTTTTACTTGCTTGTTTATTCTGTTGTTTCTGGAGATTCTCCTGACTGTCCTTCAGGTCTTTCTGGATGTCATCACGTTGTTCATCCTGGTTACCTAAGTCTTTGGGACGCTCGAGCTGTTCATTTTTCTTTTGAATTTCATCCAGTTTCTCTTCGAGCTTATTGAATTCCTGATTTATCTGCTCTTGTTCGTTCTGCAGTTTTTGCTGATCGGATTGCTCTTGTTTCTGATCATCCTGACCTTTTTTGTCCTGCTCTTGTTGTTCTTTACTTTGCTGCTCCTGATTCTGCTCCTGGTTTTGTTTTTCCTGGTTTTGTTCAGCTTTCTTGTCTTCCTGGGACTCTGATTTACTCTTGTCCTGCTTTTCTTCTTCTTTATTTTGGTTTTGCTCGGACTTCTCGGTTTTATCGCTTAGTTTTTCCTCCTGCTCAGCAAGCTCATTCAGTTTATCCATGGCCTGTTCCAGGTCTTGCTCAACTTC
This genomic window contains:
- the thrA gene encoding bifunctional aspartate kinase/homoserine dehydrogenase I, producing the protein MIVIKFGGSSVANAARIRNVAKIISSYQEPVAVVCSALGGVTDFLISMSDLAAQGDSSYIKQFDAFRKRHLEVVDELLSETSKAAFLPELEENMQVLSHLMQGIFLVMEASPRTMDYVLSFGERNANQIVAAYLNQEHIAAEYLDARHVIKTDKSFGSALVDFDLSYKKIRKHFEGRTAVQVVTGFISSAKGGLTTTLGRGGSDYTASILGAALDAREVHIWTDVDGVLTADPRKVKKAFTIPTLSYAEAMEMSHFGAKVIYPPTIQPALSKQIPIYIKNTFNPDFIGSRIDDRHDPQGPAVKGISSISEIALLTLQGSGLFGVIGSAARLFSALAAQHINVILITQGSSEHSISFAVNPKAAKQAKDCVEAAFEREIEKGTIERVKVELDLSVVAIIGENMRYRPGIAGRLFQALGKNGINVIAIAQGSSELNISVVVNASNEAKTLNVLHEAFFLSDTKVLHVFMVGVGLIGSTLLKQLREQGPFLKKNRSLEIRIVGLANSKNMLFSEPGIDLENWKEVLNASTEATSLDRFVNYMKGANLSNSVFIDNTASGTVPRKYMEILGASISICTPNKIASSSEYKLYRELKDLANRKRVAYFFETNVGAGLPVISTLSDLIHSGDEILKIEGVLSGSLSFIFNNLQRDSSFSSIVTLAAEKGLTEPDPRTDLSLMDVKRKLVILGREAGIPLEINDITADNILNEACFSAPDVPAFFRELTALDDVYKDRMQALEGTREKLRVIAKIEGGHGSIALTSVGPDNPFYTLDGSDNMIVFTTKRYAERPLVVKGPGAGAEVTAAGVFAEIIKIGSYLADN
- a CDS encoding ATP-binding protein, which codes for MLRLTSNPENILRLEKYVATILTEYQVAPDIQPNILISLTEAVNNAIRHGNMEDESKFVCIKQRRRNDALIFWVSDEGCGFDPAAVPDPTLPENIERCGGRGVFIMRNLCDKLRYKENGRTVELEFKLK
- a CDS encoding homoserine kinase: MIDSVKVFAPASVANLACGFDILGLALEAPGDEIIARFNPESKELKIVSITGDEGRLPRDIESNTAGFAAHQFLNSINYNGVGIDLEIHKKMPFGSGLGSSAASAVGAVFAVSQLLGGQWTKNDLLPFAVLGEQQADGAYHADNVAPSLFGGIVLIRDNHSLDVMQLPVPDDLTVAVIHPQIEILTKEARSILASTVPLRDHIVQSGHLGSFIVGLYTNDFERIHKSVVDVVIEPQRARQIPHFYTVKSIVEKLGALGCSISGSGPSIFAFCRGVDQAGFIAERMGDVYGAHGIAVDIFSGKINTQGVQTIE
- the thrC gene encoding threonine synthase, producing MLCYSTNDPQGKTYPILEAIQLGLAPDGGLFMPVNIPKVKPEWLENLPDRDLPGLAFDISRLYFPELPVSTLESICADAFNFPAPLVTLNPEIKILELFHGPTLAFKDFGARFMARILGYSNAKQDLPLHILVATSGDTGGAVADGFFQVPGIEVTVLFPKGKISPLQQKQITTLGKNIRAVALEGTFDDCQAMVKKALVDPVMTRKYRMSSANSINLSRLIPQSFYYFEAYRQLDPGTKPVFVVPSGNFGNLVAGILAQRMGLPVAHFIAATNRNDIVPSYLKDGVFRPKPSVETLSNAMDVGNPSNFRRLESLFGSTWNNMRQMISGYAYTDTQTLEAIDRIHRDYNYLLDPHGAVGLLAAEEYQLDVHHHKPLIVLETAHPAKFLAAYETLNIQVEIPERLANKAQAEDLSVILPNDYTQFIEWFSESHPV
- the ybeY gene encoding rRNA maturation RNase YbeY produces the protein MAIHFFQEDVTFTFKDRNKSKKWIIHCIREEGYELEDLNIVFCSDDYLHSLNVEYLNHDTLTDIITFPYQDNPIHAELYLSIDRIKENALQLEVPFIQELRRVIIHGVLHLCGYGDKTDELKQVMRARENHYLGAFPE